AACCCGTTGAACGTGGAGGCAGCAGCCACGGTGTAGGCACCCATGTTCTCGAAGAGCATCCAGTCGCCCACGTGCATCTCAGGCAGGTCGCAGCGCTCGACGATCCGGTCAAGGCCGTCGCACGTGGGGCCCCAGATGCTGGCCGGGTAGTACTTCTCGTCTGGTTTGGGCCTCTAGGAAGACAGTGGCACTGGGTCGCACCGGGTGCTgcctgtcccagctgcctcacggggagggcagggggggtACCTTCTGCAGCAGGGGCTTCACGTGCGCGTGGTCGTATAGGATGCAGTTGAAGGAGCCGTAGACGCCGTCGTTCACGTAGTACATGAAGGTCCGCTCGCTCGCCTCGTCCTCGTCTACGAAGGCAGGGAGCCTCAGCACCACCCTGCCcacaccctgccccgccccggcgCCCTCAGCCGGAACCGGAACCTACCATCAGAGCCCGCCTGCTCCTTGAGGACCAGTTTCTTGGCAATGATGTTAACAGCAAGAGTGAAGGCTGAGGCCACGTAGTACCTGCCCGGCTCAGCTATGATCCTCACTCCCGAGTCGGAGGGAAAATACTTGTCCAGTGCGGGGTTGATCACACTGGTGATCTGAGAGAGACGGACAGAAGAGTGGCCATTACGTGGGATGCACACGGAGGGGCGAGGTCACGGGGCCACAGGCAGGCACCAGCGGAGGTCTGCCACCAAGTAACAAAGCAAACCGGCCGGCTCCTCCCTGGAGACCAGGCCGCACACCCCTGTGGTTGCTTGTTGGCTCTCCTCTGGAAAACACCCTCCCCGTCCCTCTAAGAGGTTGTGAACACGGCTTTTCAGAGACTGGCACAAAACAAATGACACCAGGTGACGTGTCAGGGTGCGCTCCACTCAGCACACACTCGCCAGCAGATCAACATCTCGGCCCTCCTGACAGGCAGCAGCCATACATTGGCTCAGCCTCCAAGGTGACTAACAGATCAGACACTCAGAGGATGAGGCCGGCGCGCTCCCAGTAACCCCAGCAGCACGCCTCCATGCCACTGACTACCGTGACTTCAGAGAGAGCTCCGAAAACCAAACAGCACGAAACAGCATTTCGACAGTGTAGAAGTCACTCACAAATAGCACACCAAGACATGCTGCTTAGCCCCTTTTGGTGCAAACTGAAGTTGAAACAACTTAGGTTCTGATCTAGCCCAACTTGCTACCATAGCTACTGTCTATTCTAATTTGTAACAACGTTACCTCCTCAAACTTCAGCTTCACGTCCTCAGATCCCGGAAAGCCCCCGCCAATGTCAAGCAGATACATGTGGAATCCGACCTCAGCCTGGCGTCAAGACAACAGAGTCAGATGGGGAGGCTCCTGACAAGCACGGAAGTGTCCCCTGCAGCCCCCGCCCCATGTCACTCCCGGGGCTGCATGGACTCACTCCCATGTCAAAGACGCAGCGGGCATCAGACAGCGCCTGCACGAAGGTTTCTGGGTCGGTACAGCCACTTCCCACGTGGAAGCTGGCGGGAAAGAAAGGAAGCGCTGTGTCCCTGGTGCTTCTCCAAGTGCCCACCAACAGGCAGGAAGCCTGAGGCTGGCGGTGCTGAGCGGCCCACCCCTGCCACCAAGGCTCACCTGACACCGATGACATCAATATTGAGCTCTTTCGCGCGTTCCAAAAGAAGCCTGCTGGTTTTGAGTGTGGCACCAAATTTAACACTGAGGCGACAGACTGCTTTAGAATCATCGGTGGCAATCCGCAAAACCAACCTGGAAACgaaaaagaaatccatgcctCGCAAAAGACACAGAGGCTCCCGGCCTAACTACCGGCTCTGATCCCCCAGCTCGCGTCTAAGATGGTTTTCATTA
The window above is part of the Lepus europaeus isolate LE1 chromosome 13, mLepTim1.pri, whole genome shotgun sequence genome. Proteins encoded here:
- the ODC1 gene encoding ornithine decarboxylase, translated to MNNASHEEFDCHFLDEGFTAKDILDQKINEVSSSDDKDAFYVADLGDILKKHLRWLKALPRVTPFYAVKCNDSRAIIKTLAAIGTGFDCASKTEIQLVQGLGVPPERIIYANPCKQVSQIKYAAASGVQMMTFDSEVELMKVARAHPKARLVLRIATDDSKAVCRLSVKFGATLKTSRLLLERAKELNIDVIGVSFHVGSGCTDPETFVQALSDARCVFDMGAEVGFHMYLLDIGGGFPGSEDVKLKFEEITSVINPALDKYFPSDSGVRIIAEPGRYYVASAFTLAVNIIAKKLVLKEQAGSDDEDEASERTFMYYVNDGVYGSFNCILYDHAHVKPLLQKRPKPDEKYYPASIWGPTCDGLDRIVERCDLPEMHVGDWMLFENMGAYTVAAASTFNGFQRPTIHYVMSGPMWQLMQQVRSRGFPPEVEEPDVSALPVSCAQESGMKRHPATCASASINV